Proteins from a genomic interval of Procambarus clarkii isolate CNS0578487 chromosome 45, FALCON_Pclarkii_2.0, whole genome shotgun sequence:
- the LOC123769892 gene encoding pro-resilin-like: MMLCLAAAVTADRRPTFYAAPQESSEESYESSEAQYNFNYAVKHEDSGNDFGHQETRDGDNTKGSYYVQLPDGRLQTVTYYVDGDSGYVAQVSYQGEARYPDSDESYESREAPRYAPPRPTYG; the protein is encoded by the exons ATGATGCTGTGCCTAGCAGCCGCCGTAACAGCTGACAGACGCCCGACTTTCTACGCAGCTCCTCAG GAATCATCCGAGGAGTCGTATGAGTCAAGTGAGGCTCAGTACAACTTTAACTATGCTGTGAAACACGAAGACTCCGGCAACGACTTCGGTCACCAGGAGACCCGCGACGGTGACAACACCAAGGGGTCGTACTACGTGCAGCTTCCCGACGGTCGTCTGCAGACCGTGACTTATTACGTGGACGGTGACTCAGGCTACGTGGCCCAAGTCTCCTACCAGGGCGAGGCTCGCTACCCAGACTCCGATGAGTCTTACGAGTCCCGTGAAGCTCCACGCTACGCTCCTCCAAGACCCACCTATGGATAG